A genomic stretch from Pseudoliparis swirei isolate HS2019 ecotype Mariana Trench chromosome 18, NWPU_hadal_v1, whole genome shotgun sequence includes:
- the LOC130208093 gene encoding uncharacterized protein LOC130208093: MSEHHLKINPDKSELLFLPGKGSPTHDLTTTFNSSVLAPAPTARNLGVTLDSQLSLTANITATTRSCRYMLHNIRRIRPLLTQKAAQVLVQALVISRLDYCNSLLAGLPAKAIRPLQLIQNAAARLVFSLPKFAHTTPLLRSLHWLPVAARIHFKTLVLAYRALDGSGPVYIRDMVTPYTPARSLRSATANRLVTPALRANHSKSRLFAVLAPQWWNELPSDIRAAKSLYIFRRKLKTHLFRLYLD; encoded by the coding sequence ATGTCTGAACatcacctgaaaatcaaccctgacaagtcCGAGCtgctattccttccagggaaaggctctcccacccatgacctgactaccaccttcaacagctctgtgttggcccctgccccgactgccaggaacctcggggtgacactcgacagtcaactctccctgacggccaacatcactgcgacaacgcgttcctgtaggtacatgctgcacaacatcaggagaatacggcctcttcttactcagaaggcggcacaggttctggtccaggctctggtcatttcacgcctcgactactgcaactccctcctggctggtctacctgctaaggccatccgacctctgcagctcatccagaatgcagcagctcgactggtcttcagcctcccgaaattcgcccacaccactccgctcctccgctctctccactggttaccggtggctgcccgcatccacttcaaaacactggttctggcgtaccgtgctctagacggatcgggccccgtctacatccgggatatggtcacaccgtacaccccggcacgttcgctccgctcggcaacagccaaccgacttgtgactcctgcccttcgagctaatcactcgaaatccagactgtttgctgtcctggctcctcagtggtggaacgagctcccctcTGACATCAGGGCAGCaaaaagtctctacatcttccgccggaaactaaaaacacatcttttccgactatatctggattaa